The DNA window ATGTATGAAAATGCCACAACAGAAACTGAAACAGATCCTACCACAGTCTCTGTCAGTAGCTTGGCCGCCTGCTGGGCCTCGGAAGAGTAGTGAGGTTGGCAGCTTGTCCAGTGCTGATCTGTCTTCAGCTGCCGAACCACCAAAGTAGGGATGGACAGGCTCATTGCAACCAGCCAGAGCAGAACCACCAGCCTCCCCATTTCTTGCTGATCAAAGAACTTCTGAAGACGCACCACCTGGAGGTAGCGCTGGACACTCAGGACCGTCACAGTCAGCATGCTTCCATAAATGCTGCAGTATATGAGATACATCAGGAGCTTACAGGCCACCAGACCAATTTTCCTGCTGAACAGTAGAGTGTAAATCCACAGAGGCAGGATGACCAAGCAGAGCAGGTCTGATATGGCCAAATTCAGCATCAGAATCTGGCTCAGACTGGACATGTTCTCCCAGTTTGGTCTGAGGATGATCACAGCGATGTTTCCAGGAACTCCCAGCAggaagcagacagacagcaccACCGCAGGGACCAGACCGCTGGAGTCCCAGGAGGCAGGAGGTGGATGtccaggagaggaggagatgttAGAAGTGACCACAGAGGAGTTGAGTTGTTCCATGCTGCAGACTTGCTGACAGAGAAGCTGAACGTTGTGCACTGAGCCAGTGAGGATGGCAactgtgtcagtcagtcagaggaGCAAGATGATTTCCCACGATGCATTCAAagaggaggaaataaaaaaaagaaacagtattTCAAATATGCAAATTATGTTCCATGCATAGATTGCATGGCTTTAGAATCTGACGcatgttcccacatttcctACACAGGGGACATCTTTCATCACAACAGAAGTAACAAGGATAGATGTGCTGCATCATGGAAATGCGTCAAAAAAGCAAATGTTGATATCTACAACTGCTATTACCGCTACTGATTAAATGTTTAGAGGTCATACCAGACCTAGGTTACATCCCATGACAGTTATGAGTATTGACACAGCACCATGTGTTCTTaccaaaaacagagcaagaTAACTTTCTTCAGGACTTTGTTTTGTCTCCAGGGCCAAAGTTGATGCTCACTGTGATGAGCCGAAGCATTTACTCAACAAGCTGAAACCTACACTGTGTCCCACATGACAACTTTCCTGCTAATCTCTTCAGACATCTACcaccactctttctctctcactcaaccacacacacactgtgatcaCACCATATTACAAACAGCATATATGCATCAAACTGTGTGAAGCTTTGCAGGTAGAACAACAAACTCTTTGCACAACAGCAACAAGAAAACCTGCTTTGAGGTAGTCCAGCCAAAAATACTTAATGTAGGCTGGGGACCATTTCACTGGAACTGCATTGCTCAGAAACAACTTGCGTCCATGTTAACTTCCTGTtagctgatgtcattcacatacactgcaaattgcccccaacaggaaatacaaagggacacaTCTGAAACGTTGATGCATATCAAACAATCTTTAAAACCTGAGCACTACTTTTTTTACACCTAACAATGAAGACTCCACATATTCAAATACAGTCAATTCCATTCAATAACAGTATTTATTAAACATGATGTCAAAGTTAAAGCATTTTTCACACAATGATGATTTGTTTCACATTCAACCTCACtcataatgtttgtttatgtcGGTAATGAAACAACATAGCCTGTATATATGTGCACACATGCTTTCACACGTAATGTAGGATATCAATTTTCCCCACAGCATCTTGTTTCCTTCACTTTGTCCTCTTTCACCTGAACTTTCACATCTACAACTGTTCAAAGTTTCCTGTAAAGTCTCATCCTCAGCTCCTTCAGGTGTCTTTCTTTGACTTTTCATCAGTCATACTACATCAAATGATCAGACTTCCAGGAAAGGTGAGCTTCTGCTTTAAAACCATTATTAATGTTCCCttgtttggcacactgtgcacATGTTTCTAGAAGCAAACGCATAAAGGAGTGGATTCAGGCAGCTATTTGCATATGTCAGCGATAAGGCAATGCCCCTGCTGTCCCCAAAAAATTTCATCAGGCCCTCGTTTTTGAGTAAAACAGCTGCCACATCAAGCACATTTATGATATGATAGGGCATCCAGAGGACAAAAAAGGTCACGATGATACTTGTGACCAGCCGGGTCGTCTGTGGGTTGTTGAAGAAAGCTGCCTGGTCCACTTTTCTGTAAAGGCTGATGTATGAAAATGCCACAACAGAAATTGAAATGAATCCTATCAGGGTCTCTGTCAGTTGCACGGCCACCTGCTGGGCCTCAGAAGAGAAGCTCCAATCGCAGTGTGTCCAGTTCTGATCTGTGGTCAGCTGCCGAACCACTAAACGAGAGATGGACAGGATCATTGCAACCAGCCAGAGCAGAACCACCAACTTCCTCTTTCCTACCTGATCAAAGGACCTCTGGCGCACCACCTGTAGGTAGCGTTGAAGGCTTAGGACCATCACAGTCAGCATGCTACAATAAATGCTGCACAATACAAGATAGGTCAGGAGCTTACAGGCCACCAGGCCGAGGTTCCAGCCATACAGTAGAGTGTAAATCCACAGAGGCAGGGTGATCAGGCAGAGCAGGTCTGATATGGCCAAATTCAGCATCAGAATCTGGCTCAGACTGGACATGTTCTCCCAGTTTGGTCTGAGGATGATCACAGCAATGTTTCCAGGAACTCCCAGCAggaagcagacagacagcacaACTGCAGAGACCAAACCGCTGGAGTCCCAGGAGGCAGGAGGTGGATGTCCAGGAGAGGAGATGTTAGAAGTGACCACAGAGGAGTTGAGTTGTTCCATGCTGCAAACTTGCTGACAGAGAAGCTGAACGTTGTGCACTGAGACAGTGAGGATGGCAactgtgtcagtcagtcagaggaGCAAGATGATTTCCCACGATGCATTCAAAGAGgaggaaataaaatagaaacGATATTTTCATATGCAAATTATGTTCAATGACTAGTTTGCATGACTTCAGAATCTGACGCATTTTCCTACATTCTGTTTCCTGCACAGGGAACAGCTTTCATCACAACAGAAGTACTTTAATTTCCgccgggttatgtgaactgcatatattctaatcctcactcagagaaaaaaaacggtCACGTAGCTTTGGGCTACGACAACACTCAActcctgagcttgcctgagaaggactaaatgcacaaacctgctatttttaaatatcccatggagagagactctcactgcagcctgtttgatttt is part of the Epinephelus fuscoguttatus linkage group LG11, E.fuscoguttatus.final_Chr_v1 genome and encodes:
- the LOC125896752 gene encoding leukotriene B4 receptor 1-like, producing MEQLNSSVVTSNISSSPGHPPPASWDSSGLVPAVVLSVCFLLGVPGNIAVIILRPNWENMSSLSQILMLNLAISDLLCLVILPLWIYTLLFSRKIGLVACKLLMYLIYCSIYGSMLTVTVLSVQRYLQVVRLQKFFDQQEMGRLVVLLWLVAMSLSIPTLVVRQLKTDQHWTSCQPHYSSEAQQAAKLLTETVVGSVSVSVVAFSYISLYRTVDQAAFFNNPQTTRLVTSIIVTFFVLWMPYYIINVLGVAGVLLKNEGMLKFFVDSRGIAAALTFAA
- the LOC125896977 gene encoding leukotriene B4 receptor 1-like, translated to MAACLKPRAPTAPIANTNISQVLQSPVYKEEAEETEFAILTVSVHNVQLLCQQVCSMEQLNSSVVTSNISSPGHPPPASWDSSGLVSAVVLSVCFLLGVPGNIAVIILRPNWENMSSLSQILMLNLAISDLLCLITLPLWIYTLLYGWNLGLVACKLLTYLVLCSIYCSMLTVMVLSLQRYLQVVRQRSFDQVGKRKLVVLLWLVAMILSISRLVVRQLTTDQNWTHCDWSFSSEAQQVAVQLTETLIGFISISVVAFSYISLYRKVDQAAFFNNPQTTRLVTSIIVTFFVLWMPYHIINVLDVAAVLLKNEGLMKFFGDSRGIALSLTYANSCLNPLLYAFASRNMCTVCQTREH